A region from the Vicia villosa cultivar HV-30 ecotype Madison, WI linkage group LG3, Vvil1.0, whole genome shotgun sequence genome encodes:
- the LOC131657294 gene encoding eugenol synthase 1-like produces MESKMNKILVFGGTGYIGKYMVKASISLGYPTFVYTHPINAKTPSSKIQLCKEFKSLGVTLVEGEVEHEQILKVIKQVDIVICTFPYPQVMEQLKIIDAIKVAGNIKRFLPSDFGVEEDRIHPLPPFQAFLDKKIKIRREIEAAGIAYTFVSANCFGAYFVNFLLRPYENNKDISVYGNGETKAILNYEEDVAMYTIKVANDPRAHNRIVVYRPSKNIITQNELILLWQKKSGQNFNKVFVPEEDIIKLSQNLPPPEDIPISIVHSIFVKGDMNFELGEDDLEASKLYPDYNYMSVDQLLDKFLVDPPPPASAAFE; encoded by the exons ATGGAGAGTAAGATGAATAAGATTCTTGTATTTGGTGGAACTGGTTACATTGGAAAGTATATGGTGAAAGCAAGTATTTCTTTAGGTTATCCAACTTTTGTGTATACTCATCCTATCAATGCAAAAACTCCTTCTTCTAAGATACAACTTTGCAAAGAATTTAAGTCCTTGGGAGTAACACTTGTGGAG GGAGAAGTTGAGCATGAGCAGATATTGAAAGTGATTAAGCAAGTAGACATTGTGATATGTACCTTTCCATATCCTCAAGTGATGGAGCAACTCAAAATTATAGATGCTATCAAAGTTGCTGGCAATATCAAG AGATTCCTTCCATCAGACTTCGGTGTTGAAGAAGATAGAATCCACCCTCTTCCTCCATTTCAAGCTTTTcttgataagaaaataaaaattagaagAGAAATCGAAGCAGCTGGAATTGCTTATACTTTTGTCTCTGCCAATTGTTTTGGTgcatactttgtcaatttcttgctTCGTCCATACGAAAACAATAAAGATATTTCAGTCTACGGCAACGGTGAAACTAAAG ctATACTAAATTATGAAGAAGATGTCGCTATGTATACTATAAAAGTGGCCAATGATCCAAGAGCACACAATCGAATAGTTGTGTATAGGCCTTCAAAGAATATCATAACACAAAATGAATTGATATTACTATGGCAGAAAAAAAGTGGCCAAAACTTTAACAAAGTTTTTGTTCCTGAGGAAGATATTATTAAGCTATCACAAA ATTTGCCCCCTCCAGAAGATATTCCAATTTCCATTGTTCATAGCATATTTGTTAAGGGTGATATGAACTTTGAGCTTGGAGAagatgatcttgaagcttcaaaaCTATATCCTGATTATAACTACATGTCTGTTGATCAACTTCTTGATAAGTTTCTTGTTGATCCTCCCCCTCCTGCGTCTGCTGCATTTGAATGA
- the LOC131657295 gene encoding uncharacterized protein LOC131657295: MTHKVVMSLLPFVLLLLINGQGSFARYIKLQQQIGEEKEVDQPYLDGWLKNPIKNQKLISNSNQVYLDGWLKDIRAEKAKSPHNANQVYLDGWLKDTRAQKAKSTSDSNQVYLDGWLKDTRAEKEKSTSDSNQVYLDGWLKDTRAEKPKSTSKSNQVYLDGWLKDTQAKKEKSTSDSNQVYIDGWLKDARAEKEKSTFDSNQVYLDGWLKDTRAEKPKSTSESNQVYLDGWLKDTRAEKEKSIPDSKQIYLDGWLKDTRAEKPKSISDSNQVFLDGWLKDSRVEKTKSTADSNQVYLDGWLKDIRAEKAKSPHNANQVYLDGWLKDTRAEKAKSTSDSNQVYLDGWLKDTRAEKEKSTSDSNQVYLDGWLKDTRAEKPKSTSDSNHVYLDGWLKDTRAEKPKSTADSNQVYLDGWLKDTRAENEKFTPDSKLVYLDGWLKDTRM; the protein is encoded by the exons ATGACACACAAAGTTGTTATGTCTCTCCTTCCTTTTGTTTTGCTCTTGTTGATT AATGGTCAAGGAAGTTTTGCTAGATATATAAAACTTCAGCAACaaattggagaagaaaaagaagttgaTCAACCTTACCTTGATGGCTGGCTCAAAAATCCAATAAAGAACCAAAAACTCATTTCTAACTCCAACCAAGTAtatcttgatggatggttgaaagatatcaGAGCTGAGAAAGCAAAGTCCCCCCATAACGCGAACCAAGTTTACCtagatggatggttgaaagatacccgagCACAGAAAGCAAAATCCACCTCtgactccaaccaagtttaccttgatggatggttaaAAGATACCCGAGCAGAGAAAGAAAAATCCACCTCTGAttccaaccaagtttaccttgatggatggttgaaagataccagAGCAGAGAAACCAAAGTCCACATCTAAatccaaccaagtttaccttgatggatggctGAAAGATACccaagcaaagaaagaaaaatccacctctgactccaaccaagtttacATTGATGGATGGTTAAAAGATGCCCGAGCAGAGAAAGAAAAATCAACCTTTGATTCCAatcaagtttaccttgatgggtGGTTGAAAGATACTAGAGCAGAGAAACCAAAGTCCACATCTGAATCCAACCAAGTTtatcttgatggatggttgaaagatacccgagCAGAGAAAGAAAAATCCATCCCTGACTCCAAACAaatttaccttgatggatggttaaAAGATACCCGAGCAGAGAAACCAAAATCCATATCTGACTCCAACCAAGTTttccttgatggatggttgaaagacaGTCGAGTTGAGAAAACAAAATCTACAGCAGACTCCAACCAAGTAtatcttgatggatggttgaaagatatcaGAGCTGAGAAAGCAAAGTCCCCCCATAACGCGAACCAAGTTTACCtagatggatggttgaaagatacccgagCAGAGAAAGCAAAATCCACCTCtgactccaaccaagtttaccttgatggatggttaaAAGATACCCGAGCAGAGAAAGAAAAATCCACCTCTGAttccaaccaagtttaccttgatggatggttgaaagatactagAGCAGAGAAACCAAAATCCACATCTGACTCCAACCacgtttaccttgatggatggttgaaagatacccgagCAGAGAAACCAAAATCTACCGCTGACTCCAACCAAGTTtatcttgatggatggttgaaagatactagAGCTGAGAATGAAAAATTCACCCCAGACTCCAAGCTAGTTTATCTTGATGGATGGTTAAAAGATACCCGAATGTAG